The following coding sequences are from one Aeromicrobium duanguangcaii window:
- a CDS encoding rhamnan synthesis F family protein, with protein MSADALVALELMPDHERLEAEMAAVAPLFDEAYYAQTLPTLPTLPDTVTDLLEHFCTTGWKQLRKPNAEFDVWWYWANHLDPADDSLNPLVHYALAGRAVGLSTRPRTTASGPGAVLPTDRPVRRACLFAGFDAQGVVDEAAMILLRELARFSDVYCLYDSYLPETELAKLREVARDAWSVRHGAYDFGSYSMLARDLVGWEALEDYDEVLFVNDSSFLVRPLDEVFERMDAQACDWWGLQATKGIAMTRDVPENAFPDPIPLDTVRDELLDQYEDSVTYDFLVGSYFLAFRRPVLDNAIFRRLIDSVTAQPSKRLIIQKYEIGLTHLLIGHGHRFSTFVPYLYPFHPVFTPWAFRLIDEGFPVLKRFLIYQNHYDVPGLVHWKERLLEVAPEAPVEVLEESLLRTAPADRLARSFAIERGDDGEVVVPTPMTPREFKKADTAAPRRPDRWVFVVDPATGMLPDNSRAIFDLVRDDPAITKIVLSRSVRLEPAGRNVVCLPERSPAGREALLGAGVIFVKEQPFRTLGLGSLAERHVVVAVREGLSMVATSRMMTPSPRPDISRPDDTGPLEMLHEIPRPKVTGVLAASAVDRGVALAAHWPARFADAWLTGIPAHDHLVAELPPPEVAAQEQGVRDLLGGRRLVLLATSHRSSLSSAKPYPYSRREIDALVAWARANDAVWGVRDPRGDLERAYLRRFGEAALDLSAIGFPSTQAVLRATDVLVTDHDGIGLDFMVTGRPVVSFAHDLDQVADSLLFDLEHLFPGPVCRDFDSLVEALAPTLDATEPSRRYLRTRDLLIDRVDDQNTARAVERVRLELEGGVA; from the coding sequence CTCGACCCGGCCGACGACTCGCTCAACCCCCTCGTCCACTACGCCCTCGCCGGACGCGCGGTGGGCCTCTCGACCCGGCCGCGCACCACCGCCAGTGGGCCCGGCGCGGTCCTGCCCACCGACCGTCCGGTGCGCCGCGCCTGCCTGTTCGCCGGCTTCGACGCCCAGGGAGTCGTCGACGAGGCGGCCATGATCCTGCTGCGCGAGCTGGCCCGGTTCAGCGACGTGTACTGCCTGTACGACAGCTACCTGCCCGAGACCGAGTTGGCGAAGCTGCGCGAGGTCGCGCGGGACGCCTGGTCCGTCCGCCACGGCGCCTACGACTTCGGCTCGTACTCGATGCTCGCCCGCGACCTCGTCGGCTGGGAGGCCCTCGAGGACTACGACGAGGTCCTGTTCGTCAACGACTCGTCCTTCCTCGTCCGTCCGCTGGACGAGGTGTTCGAGCGGATGGATGCCCAGGCGTGCGACTGGTGGGGTCTGCAGGCCACGAAGGGCATCGCGATGACGCGCGACGTCCCCGAGAACGCGTTCCCCGATCCGATCCCGCTCGACACCGTCCGCGACGAGCTCCTCGACCAGTACGAGGACTCGGTCACCTACGACTTCCTCGTGGGCTCGTACTTCCTGGCGTTCCGCCGCCCCGTGCTCGACAACGCGATCTTCCGCCGGCTGATCGACAGCGTCACCGCGCAGCCCTCGAAGCGCCTGATCATCCAGAAGTACGAGATCGGCCTGACCCACCTGCTCATCGGCCACGGGCACCGCTTCTCGACGTTCGTCCCGTACCTCTACCCCTTCCACCCGGTCTTCACCCCGTGGGCGTTCCGGCTCATCGACGAGGGCTTCCCGGTGCTGAAGCGGTTCCTGATCTACCAGAACCACTACGACGTGCCCGGGCTCGTGCACTGGAAGGAGCGACTCCTCGAGGTGGCGCCCGAGGCTCCGGTCGAGGTGCTCGAGGAGAGCCTGCTCCGCACGGCCCCCGCCGACCGGCTGGCCCGCAGCTTCGCGATCGAGCGCGGCGACGACGGCGAGGTCGTCGTCCCGACGCCGATGACCCCGCGCGAGTTCAAGAAGGCCGACACCGCCGCGCCGCGGCGGCCCGACCGCTGGGTGTTCGTCGTCGACCCCGCCACGGGGATGCTGCCGGACAACAGCCGCGCGATCTTCGATCTGGTCCGCGACGACCCCGCCATCACCAAGATCGTCCTCTCCCGCTCGGTCCGCCTCGAGCCGGCGGGACGCAACGTGGTCTGCCTGCCCGAGCGCAGCCCCGCCGGGCGTGAGGCCCTGCTCGGCGCCGGCGTCATCTTCGTGAAGGAGCAGCCGTTCCGCACCCTCGGCCTCGGCAGCCTGGCCGAGCGACATGTCGTCGTCGCCGTGCGCGAGGGCCTGTCGATGGTCGCCACCTCGCGGATGATGACCCCCTCGCCGCGTCCTGACATCTCCCGCCCCGACGACACCGGGCCGCTGGAGATGCTGCACGAGATCCCGCGTCCGAAGGTCACCGGCGTGCTGGCCGCGTCGGCCGTCGACCGTGGTGTCGCGCTCGCGGCCCACTGGCCCGCCCGCTTCGCCGACGCCTGGCTGACCGGCATCCCCGCCCACGACCACCTCGTCGCCGAGCTGCCCCCGCCCGAGGTCGCCGCCCAGGAACAGGGCGTCCGCGATCTCCTCGGCGGGCGCCGCCTCGTCCTGCTGGCCACCTCGCACCGTTCCTCTCTCAGCTCGGCGAAGCCGTACCCCTACTCCCGGCGCGAGATCGACGCTCTCGTCGCGTGGGCGCGGGCGAACGACGCCGTGTGGGGCGTCCGCGATCCGCGGGGCGACCTCGAGCGCGCCTACCTGCGCCGCTTCGGCGAAGCCGCCCTCGACCTCTCGGCGATCGGCTTCCCCAGCACCCAGGCGGTGCTGCGCGCCACCGACGTCCTCGTCACCGACCACGACGGCATCGGGCTCGACTTCATGGTGACCGGCCGGCCCGTCGTCAGCTTCGCGCACGACCTCGACCAGGTCGCCGACTCGCTGCTGTTCGACCTCGAGCACCTCTTCCCCGGTCCGGTCTGCCGCGACTTCGACTCCCTCGTCGAGGCGCTCGCCCCCACCCTCGATGCCACCGAGCCGTCGCGCCGGTACCTGCGCACGCGCGACCTGCTGATCGACCGCGTCGACGACCAGAACACCGCCCGCGCCGTCGAGCGCGTGCGTCTCGAGCTCGAAGGAGGTGTCGCGTGA